A portion of the Cryptomeria japonica chromosome 5, Sugi_1.0, whole genome shotgun sequence genome contains these proteins:
- the LOC131876418 gene encoding senescence-associated carboxylesterase 101-like, which translates to MFTVGEEQAIFLSSCEILERAWEQTRGVSNNNDITYFRRSEYEGVVFITFPFFYIGDFNASDSPYGQCEIQNENEVFSDRLKGDDDQPALVHKGALNMFLNILKKSDLETQMETFSKQRKEQTIIFVGHSIAGSIATLATIWVLEKRLKRISPICITFGSPLIGDIVLMQSIDCQGWSGNFCHVVSKHDIVPRMLLAPFQSIGQHLNSIFPQRGSIMGKDCVNLTHPSTVEACRKLLDNVKCLGEESSPYKPIGTYMFCSVYGAACIEDPQAVLKMLVSTMQNTEENGIAAALISEHISYGDKLRHVNESGCSTRTSNISSESSFEMGIALQLEAMGFQTQNNHAFDALKEPEDLKNKLGMDIENLNKKLSEKQSEMAELEWYIKTVCDGNSRSFYNVFRDLDEKKESRVNLIRISLRNFWDDIIDMAKNHQLPNDFRYQNKWINAGTAYRRLLEPLDIAAFYHLQNERESYLSIGNRPVRHMVLEKWLNDKNQTRTGRDRRPRTKFASLTEDSCFWAHVEEAAKDLTNLQQEQERHQVISAHLKESLENFEVYVSKMIEEKSISKDVFLEQSSFMIWWNKYREFQLQYPEWISNSPLLRSMENLNMEV; encoded by the exons AT GTTCACTGTTGGGGAAGAGCAGGCGATTTTTCTTTCTTCGTGTGAAATCCTAGAACGAGCTTGGGAGCAGACACGCGGTGTTTCGAATAACAATGATATTACTTATTTTCGTAGGAGTGAGTACGAAGGTGTAGTATTTATAACATTCCCTTTCTTTTATATTGGAGATTTCAATGCCAGTGATAGCCCATATGGTCAGTGCGAAATCCAGAATGAGAATGAAGTTTTCTCTGACCGTCTCAAGGGTGATGATGATCAACCGGCTCTTGTTCACAAAGGAGCTCTCAATATGTTCTTGAACATTCTGAAAAAATCAGACTTGGAAACCCAG ATGGAAACGTTTTCGAAGCAAAGAAAGGAACAAACCATTATATTTGTGGGTCATTCTATAGCAGGTTCCATTGCAACTCTTGCTACGATCTGGGTTCTGGAAAAAAGGCTAAAACGAATTTCTCCTATCTGCATTACATTTGGTTCTCCTTTGATCGGAGATATTGTTCTTATGCAATCAATTGATTGCCAAGGTTGGTCCGGAAATTTTTGTCATGTGGTTtccaaacatgatattgttccgcGGATGCTCCTTGCACCTTTTCAATCAATTGGACAGCATTTGAATTCAATTTTTCCTCAGAGAGGGAGCATAATGGGCAAAGATTGTGTGAATTTAACGCATCCTTCTACTGTAGAGGCTTGCAGGAAACTTCTTGACAATGTCAAGTGCCTTGGAGAAGAATCTAGCCCTTATAAACCCATTGGTACTTACATGTTCTGCTCAGTCTATGGCGCAGCTTGTATTGAAGACCCTCAAGCTGTCTTGAAGATGCTAGTTTCAACTATGCAAAACACAGAAGAAAATGGTATTGCGGCTGCTTTAATTTCAGAGCACATAAGTTATGGTGATAAGTTGAGACATGTTAATGAAAGTGGATGCTCAACAAGAACTTCAAACATCTCTTCAGAATCCTCCTTTGAGATGGGAATAGCACTGCAATTAGAAGCAATGGGTTTTCAGACTCAG AATAACCATGCATTTGATGCCCTCAAAGAACCTGAAGATTTGAAAAACAAGCTTGGCATGGACATTGAGAACCTAAATAAGAAGTTGAGCGAGAAACAAAGTGAGATGGCTGAGCTGGAATGGTACATCAAAACAGTCTGTGACGGCAACAGCCGTAGCTTCTACAATGTTTTCAGGGACCTAGACGAAAAGAAAGAGTCTCGTGTCAATTTGATTAGGATATCTCTAAGAAATTTCTGGGATGATATAATTGATATGGCGAAGAATCATCAATTGCCCAATGATTTTCGATACCAAAATAAATGGATCAATGCTGGCACTGCATACAGAAGACTTTTAGAGCCTCTCGACATTGCAGCCTTCTATCATCTGCAAAACGAGAGAGAAAGCTATCTCTCAATTGGGAACAGGCCGGTCCGTCATATGGTGCTGGAAAAATGGCTGAATGATAAAAACCAGACTCGCACAGGTAGAGATAGGAGGCCTCGCACAAAGTTTGCGTCCTTAACTGAGGACTCTTGTTTTTGGGCTCACGTAGAAGAAGCTGCTAAAGACTTGACAAATCTGCAGCAAGAGCAAGAGCGACATCAAGTTATCAGTGCCCATCTCAAGGAAAGCCTCGAAAATTTTGAGGTTTATGTGTCGAAGATGATCGAAGAGAAAAGTATTTCCAAGGATGTTTTCTTGGAACAGAGCAGCTTCATGATATGGTGGAACAAATACAGAGAGTTTCAACTGCAATACCCAGAATGGATATCAAACTCCCCTTTGCTCAGATCCATGGAAAATCTGAATATGGAGGTTTAG